In the genome of Mucisphaera calidilacus, one region contains:
- a CDS encoding dockerin type I domain-containing protein: MTPARSTTRIAMAAFLTCAAASTATAGLGTSAPANPLLMGGNQNFANYDNLLNKNSFLAMIRALQMPNMRYIAGSPASFWDALNAEFVPEQEILDIWPDAWFVSNGANDWVNGMPASQFSVDRMDAAMATAGVSNIQWIANLTTREDDQDDLFTYLDAQGYNYDYIEADNEAFFWGSEFAAAGGGTEYGKRIANKLAPTVRALNPNAKIGADFRSNEFFTGESESGGFNANWNSNLYGQINRNGNGPHFDAIILHHYKMGSDGLSGYSTANRRQAFLAFPEATIERAARVAEEDYGDLPIWITEYNVIAYNGSGGGSNGEWIRSTQNTGWNAFYQAGFYLTAFANPDDIELMNHHAVRSGIWGMAKEISTSQAELNATGVIYAHVTDILVDAEEMMPVEPDNNPDMNITIVGDSDLNAFQAAALYDQDSETLSILVMNRDDAAHDFQLSDYGLYSSLDIVTYLADDPDANGYKTVSLTSRIPLYEQDAAPFQPTTSQQFLALGQPLDIELPAFSFSVLTLSGQEAPLAGDLNGDGVVDTLDINVLFDNLGSSDPFYDLNQDGSVDNDDVTLLVEGEDFINSFYGDANGDQSVDLLDLSALAADFDTAGHEWEQGDFNGDSAVNLTDLSILASNFGNTNAVPEPAAATLLLALAAIRRRR, from the coding sequence ATGACGCCGGCACGCAGTACCACCCGCATCGCAATGGCCGCCTTCCTCACCTGCGCCGCGGCATCGACCGCCACCGCAGGACTCGGCACCAGCGCGCCCGCCAACCCGCTGCTCATGGGCGGCAACCAGAACTTCGCCAACTACGACAACCTCCTCAACAAAAACTCCTTCCTCGCCATGATCCGGGCACTCCAGATGCCCAACATGCGCTACATCGCCGGCAGCCCCGCCTCCTTCTGGGACGCGTTGAATGCCGAGTTTGTCCCCGAGCAGGAGATCCTCGATATCTGGCCCGACGCCTGGTTCGTCTCCAACGGCGCGAACGACTGGGTCAACGGCATGCCCGCCTCCCAGTTCTCCGTCGACCGCATGGACGCCGCCATGGCCACCGCGGGTGTCTCCAACATCCAGTGGATCGCCAACCTCACCACCCGGGAAGACGATCAGGACGACCTCTTCACCTACCTCGACGCCCAGGGATACAACTACGATTACATCGAGGCCGACAACGAGGCCTTCTTCTGGGGCAGCGAGTTCGCCGCAGCCGGAGGCGGAACCGAGTACGGCAAACGCATCGCCAACAAGCTCGCTCCCACCGTCCGCGCCCTCAACCCCAACGCCAAGATCGGCGCCGACTTCCGCAGCAACGAGTTCTTCACCGGCGAATCCGAGTCCGGCGGCTTCAACGCTAACTGGAACAGCAACCTCTACGGCCAGATCAACCGCAACGGCAACGGGCCCCACTTCGACGCCATCATCCTCCACCACTACAAGATGGGCAGCGACGGACTCAGCGGCTACAGCACCGCCAACCGCCGACAGGCCTTCCTCGCCTTCCCCGAAGCCACCATCGAACGCGCCGCTCGCGTCGCCGAAGAAGACTACGGCGACCTGCCCATCTGGATCACCGAGTACAACGTCATCGCCTACAACGGCTCCGGCGGCGGCTCCAACGGCGAATGGATCCGATCCACACAGAACACCGGATGGAACGCCTTCTACCAGGCCGGCTTCTACCTCACCGCCTTCGCCAACCCCGACGACATCGAACTCATGAACCACCACGCCGTCCGATCCGGCATCTGGGGCATGGCCAAGGAAATCAGCACCTCCCAGGCCGAACTCAACGCCACAGGCGTCATCTACGCCCACGTCACCGACATCCTCGTCGACGCCGAAGAAATGATGCCCGTCGAGCCCGACAACAACCCCGACATGAACATCACCATCGTCGGCGACAGCGACCTCAACGCCTTCCAGGCCGCCGCACTCTACGACCAGGACAGCGAAACCCTCAGCATCCTCGTCATGAACCGCGACGACGCCGCACACGACTTCCAGCTCTCCGACTACGGGCTCTACTCCAGTCTCGACATCGTTACCTACCTCGCCGACGACCCCGACGCCAACGGCTACAAGACCGTCAGCCTCACCAGCAGGATCCCCCTCTACGAACAGGACGCCGCTCCCTTCCAGCCCACCACCTCGCAGCAATTCCTCGCACTCGGACAGCCGCTCGACATCGAACTCCCCGCCTTCTCCTTCTCCGTCCTCACCCTCAGCGGGCAGGAAGCGCCACTCGCCGGTGATCTCAACGGCGACGGCGTCGTCGATACCCTCGACATCAACGTCCTCTTCGACAACCTCGGCAGCTCCGACCCCTTCTACGACCTCAACCAAGACGGCTCCGTCGACAACGACGACGTCACCCTCCTTGTCGAGGGCGAAGACTTCATCAATTCCTTCTACGGCGACGCCAACGGCGATCAGTCCGTCGACCTGCTCGACCTCTCCGCACTCGCCGCCGACTTCGACACCGCCGGCCACGAATGGGAGCAGGGCGACTTCAACGGCGACTCCGCCGTCAACCTCACCGACCTCTCCATCCTCGCGTCCAACTTCGGTAACACCAACGCCGTCCCCGAACCCGCCGCAGCAACACTCCTCCTCGCACTCGCCGCTATCCGACGCCGACGCTGA
- a CDS encoding PEP-CTERM sorting domain-containing protein, which yields MSMNLKTTSALLTVAFAATTASANFMDDFDSVGELANNYGYFHFGTNEGGAGLDANTFSNGASFALDDANSKVNLYLPDPGGFNFLRLTRGMDAENLYDMSQPVQLSAKASGLDNLNFDSIRNPFGLGLDFPEGTNPDITVKIQLTRSYTNPPTSRIQVQANDGSSFDLPGGAQQTININVQNKDIVFDIDADSYSLTIGNTVVIPDTLHGIVFDTAVGGTPFIEAQHIFDGGATDFSVEYFAGTGTAIPEPASLAMLALGGIAMIRRSA from the coding sequence ATGAGCATGAACCTCAAGACAACCAGCGCCCTCCTGACCGTCGCCTTCGCGGCGACCACCGCATCCGCCAACTTCATGGACGACTTCGACAGCGTCGGCGAACTCGCCAACAACTACGGCTACTTCCACTTCGGCACCAACGAAGGCGGCGCAGGACTCGACGCCAACACCTTCAGCAACGGCGCCAGCTTCGCGCTCGACGACGCCAACAGCAAAGTCAACCTCTACCTGCCCGACCCCGGCGGCTTCAACTTCCTCCGCCTAACACGCGGCATGGATGCGGAAAACCTCTACGACATGAGCCAGCCCGTCCAGCTCAGCGCCAAGGCCTCCGGACTCGATAACCTCAACTTCGACTCGATCCGCAACCCCTTCGGGCTCGGCCTCGACTTCCCCGAGGGCACCAACCCCGATATCACCGTCAAGATCCAGCTCACCAGGAGCTACACCAACCCGCCCACCTCACGGATCCAGGTCCAGGCCAACGACGGCTCGTCCTTCGATCTCCCCGGCGGCGCACAGCAGACCATCAACATCAATGTCCAGAACAAGGACATCGTCTTTGACATCGACGCCGACAGCTACAGCCTCACCATCGGCAACACCGTCGTCATCCCCGATACCCTTCACGGCATCGTCTTCGACACCGCCGTCGGCGGCACGCCCTTCATCGAAGCTCAGCACATCTTCGATGGCGGCGCCACCGACTTCTCCGTCGAGTACTTCGCCGGCACCGGCACCGCGATCCCCGAGCCCGCCTCACTCGCTATGCTCGCCCTCGGCGGCATCGCGATGATCCGTCGCTCCGCCTGA